A DNA window from Deinococcus malanensis contains the following coding sequences:
- a CDS encoding AAA family ATPase, protein MLHSITLQGFKSFADRTRLEFGPGVSAVIGPNGSGKSNVVEAIRWVTHQARARELRAGRGTELIFHGSGGKAPLGLAEVQLELSTSEGRVNLSRRIYRDGAAEQDLGGRPVRARDVQGALRGTGLGPGGLAVIGQGEVSGVVQAEGRTLLGYVQEAAGLSRAVTARQETEARLRDADTALEQLRLVLNEREAAVARLQKAAQAARQHRDLSARVLTLEDALRRERHLTLRREIAGATAEAAGLEARSVMQGAEVQAAAAAVEQARERAQEARARREAYSGALDALNAAREAQAQAERYHAHLRREGETLQHELSSLPSQMPARPAPDLLTLDAAVHTSRSAAEASERRARTLEAELTRARAQATRVAEQLARADASRDTLHAELLRAEGNLEQAHDSLAAATERFGSARSAREQAEQAFAALGGTRDAALHHERHLSSELARVNASVAPLRRERERLEAALNSYARYGEGARNALRLEHPGIVGSVADLLSVPAEYETALGAALGRRLEQIVVSRADDAREIIEELRRAGGRATFLPLDLIRARPRRDAGLLREDGVIGNLADLCPTDPPLVGEAILADTLVVRDLRAANGIARRYQSRPRLVTLDGELVEPGGAITGGRLRDTGTGVLADQRRFQELDDELEDADAAAHRLGAELKKVRAGLEGSSGQHDALLAVRERAAREEREAERRVTELEAQIRSLTTHRDRLQERLEPAPQDPGAPLPDLDLSALEADLVAARSAAEQGRAQERHAAEALAQGRELDASWKAYRTGRARAADLRERLDTNTQAAQAQGAHLNAAAAEVARRTAALGTLDENEFPRAEYAREQAAQAYANLIGTQNKTRARLDELRLLIARREGSLDGLPDGASPLGTPREWTAELTRARSTLEDLGPVNARAEADHAEELTLLQTQQAELNDAQAASDELRGHLGELEQAETVATRAAFDRVNAAFRDYSAELLGGQGELEAELTESGRLSGLRLAVQPRGKRTRSMTLLSAGERTMAGLAFLFALNHAGGEGSAGGLPLAVLDEVDAPLDEANIRRFTSFLKLFSERGAQFLLVTHQKATMEVAQALWGVTTDQTGASRVLSIKQYAES, encoded by the coding sequence ATGTTGCACAGCATTACCCTTCAGGGCTTCAAAAGTTTTGCCGACCGGACCCGGCTGGAATTCGGTCCCGGAGTCAGTGCCGTGATCGGCCCCAACGGCTCGGGCAAGAGCAACGTGGTCGAGGCGATTCGCTGGGTGACCCATCAGGCACGCGCCCGCGAACTGCGGGCCGGGCGCGGTACGGAACTCATTTTCCATGGCAGCGGGGGCAAAGCTCCACTGGGGCTGGCCGAGGTCCAGCTGGAACTGAGTACCTCAGAAGGCCGGGTGAACCTGTCCCGGCGGATCTACCGTGACGGCGCAGCCGAGCAGGACCTGGGAGGACGCCCCGTACGGGCCCGCGACGTTCAGGGAGCCCTGCGGGGAACCGGTCTGGGCCCAGGTGGGCTGGCCGTGATCGGCCAGGGCGAGGTCAGTGGGGTGGTGCAGGCCGAAGGCAGAACCCTGCTGGGTTACGTGCAGGAGGCGGCCGGTCTGTCGAGGGCCGTGACGGCCCGTCAGGAAACCGAGGCCCGTCTGCGGGACGCGGACACCGCTCTGGAGCAGTTGAGGCTGGTGCTGAACGAACGCGAGGCGGCAGTGGCGCGGCTCCAGAAGGCTGCACAGGCAGCGCGTCAGCACCGTGACCTGAGTGCCCGGGTTCTGACCCTGGAAGACGCCCTGCGCCGCGAGCGGCATCTGACCCTGCGGCGCGAGATTGCGGGAGCGACCGCCGAGGCTGCTGGCCTGGAGGCCAGGAGCGTAATGCAAGGCGCCGAGGTTCAGGCAGCTGCGGCCGCCGTCGAACAGGCGCGTGAACGGGCACAGGAGGCGCGGGCCCGGCGCGAGGCCTACAGTGGCGCCCTGGACGCCCTGAACGCGGCGCGTGAGGCCCAGGCCCAGGCCGAGCGGTACCACGCCCACCTGCGCCGGGAAGGGGAGACCCTCCAACATGAACTGAGCAGCCTGCCCAGTCAGATGCCAGCCCGGCCAGCCCCGGACCTGCTGACGCTGGACGCGGCGGTGCACACGTCCCGTTCGGCAGCCGAGGCCTCCGAACGGCGCGCCCGGACGCTGGAGGCTGAACTGACCCGCGCCCGCGCCCAGGCAACCCGCGTGGCCGAGCAACTGGCCCGCGCGGACGCCAGCCGCGACACCCTGCATGCCGAACTACTGCGGGCCGAGGGAAACCTCGAACAGGCCCACGACAGCCTGGCGGCAGCCACCGAACGCTTCGGCAGCGCCCGCTCGGCGCGCGAGCAGGCGGAACAGGCCTTTGCCGCGCTGGGTGGTACCCGCGACGCCGCGCTTCACCACGAGCGGCACCTGAGCAGTGAATTGGCACGCGTGAACGCCAGTGTGGCGCCGCTGCGGCGGGAACGCGAACGGCTTGAGGCCGCCCTGAACAGCTATGCCCGCTACGGCGAAGGGGCTCGCAACGCGCTGCGGCTGGAGCATCCTGGCATCGTGGGCAGTGTGGCGGACCTGCTGAGCGTTCCTGCTGAGTACGAAACCGCCTTAGGCGCCGCGCTGGGCCGGCGTCTGGAACAGATCGTGGTATCGCGCGCCGACGACGCCCGCGAGATTATCGAGGAACTGCGCCGTGCTGGTGGGCGCGCAACTTTTCTGCCGCTGGACCTGATCCGGGCCCGTCCCCGCCGTGACGCCGGTCTGCTCCGCGAGGACGGTGTGATCGGCAATCTGGCGGACCTGTGTCCCACCGATCCCCCGCTGGTGGGCGAGGCCATTCTGGCCGACACCCTGGTGGTGCGGGATCTGCGCGCAGCCAACGGCATCGCGCGCAGGTATCAGAGCCGCCCACGCCTGGTCACGCTGGACGGGGAACTGGTCGAGCCCGGTGGAGCCATCACTGGTGGACGCCTGCGCGACACAGGTACCGGCGTCCTGGCCGACCAGCGCCGGTTTCAGGAACTGGACGACGAACTGGAGGACGCCGACGCCGCAGCGCACCGGCTCGGCGCGGAGCTGAAAAAGGTCCGGGCCGGGCTGGAGGGCAGCTCTGGGCAGCACGACGCCCTGCTGGCCGTACGTGAACGTGCCGCACGCGAGGAACGGGAGGCCGAGCGCCGGGTCACGGAACTGGAAGCACAGATTCGTAGCCTGACCACCCACCGTGACCGGCTGCAGGAGCGCCTGGAACCGGCCCCACAGGATCCGGGGGCACCGCTGCCCGATCTGGACCTGAGCGCCCTGGAGGCCGATCTGGTGGCTGCACGGTCCGCCGCTGAGCAGGGCCGGGCCCAGGAGCGGCACGCTGCAGAGGCCCTGGCGCAGGGCCGGGAACTTGACGCTTCCTGGAAGGCCTACCGCACTGGGCGGGCGCGGGCCGCAGACCTGAGAGAACGGCTGGACACCAACACCCAGGCTGCCCAGGCGCAGGGAGCCCACCTGAATGCCGCTGCGGCCGAGGTTGCACGGCGCACGGCGGCTCTGGGCACCCTGGACGAGAACGAATTCCCCCGCGCCGAGTATGCCCGTGAGCAGGCGGCGCAGGCCTACGCGAACCTGATCGGCACCCAGAACAAAACCCGGGCCCGCCTTGACGAGCTGAGACTGCTGATTGCCCGGCGAGAGGGCAGCCTTGACGGCCTGCCGGATGGTGCCAGCCCGCTGGGTACCCCCCGTGAGTGGACGGCCGAACTGACCCGCGCCCGCAGCACCCTGGAAGACCTGGGGCCGGTCAACGCCCGTGCCGAGGCCGATCACGCCGAGGAGCTGACCCTTCTTCAGACCCAGCAGGCAGAGCTGAACGATGCGCAGGCGGCCAGCGACGAACTGCGTGGCCATCTCGGGGAACTGGAGCAGGCCGAGACGGTCGCCACCCGCGCGGCCTTTGACCGGGTGAACGCAGCCTTTCGGGACTACAGCGCCGAACTGCTGGGAGGCCAGGGCGAACTCGAAGCCGAACTGACCGAAAGCGGACGCCTCAGTGGTCTGAGGCTGGCGGTGCAGCCACGCGGCAAACGCACCCGCAGCATGACCCTGCTGTCGGCCGGAGAACGAACCATGGCGGGCCTGGCCTTTCTGTTTGCCCTGAACCATGCCGGCGGTGAGGGCAGCGCCGGCGGTCTGCCTCTGGCCGTGCTGGATGAGGTAGACGCGCCGCTGGACGAGGCGAACATCCGCCGGTTTACGAGCTTTCTGAAGTTGTTCAGCGAGCGGGGAGCCCAGTTTCTGCTGGTCACCCACCAGAAGGCGACCATGGAAGTCGCCCAGGCCCTGTGGGGCGTGACCACCGACCAGACCGGCGCGAGCCGGGTCCTGAGTATCAAACAGTACGCAGAGAGCTGA
- a CDS encoding 2'-5' RNA ligase family protein: MTQTSVLLWLPELDRWIGQWRQTVPAARRGVAPHISLLFPWVAPEPTPDHLARLEACLRGAAPFSVSFAHVGRFPGLLWLAPEPSVQVRAMMWTIAQAFPETPPYSGKHPDPEPHLTVARGSESELDVIESGLKALLPELVKVRHPVDRVTVAQKGSDGRWRVAYEFPLTGGCKQ; encoded by the coding sequence ATGACGCAGACCAGCGTCCTGCTGTGGCTGCCGGAACTCGACCGGTGGATCGGGCAATGGCGTCAGACGGTTCCAGCCGCGAGGCGCGGGGTGGCGCCGCACATCTCATTGCTGTTTCCCTGGGTAGCGCCGGAGCCCACGCCTGACCATCTGGCCCGGTTGGAGGCCTGCCTCAGAGGGGCCGCGCCCTTCAGTGTGTCTTTTGCCCACGTTGGACGGTTTCCAGGTCTGCTGTGGCTGGCACCGGAACCGTCCGTACAGGTCCGCGCCATGATGTGGACCATCGCGCAGGCCTTTCCGGAAACCCCTCCGTACAGCGGAAAACATCCCGATCCGGAGCCACATTTGACAGTCGCCAGAGGAAGCGAAAGCGAACTCGACGTCATCGAATCCGGATTGAAGGCACTTCTTCCTGAGCTTGTGAAGGTCCGGCACCCGGTAGACCGGGTCACCGTGGCGCAGAAAGGCTCAGACGGACGCTGGCGGGTGGCCTATGAATTTCCGCTGACAGGAGGCTGCAAACAATGA
- a CDS encoding alpha-amylase family glycosyl hydrolase, with translation MRRSLLLAAFLSTGSAQAQTSLPSFEGQIIYQVMPDRFFDGNPGNNADVDRNSLRAWHGGDLPGLTAKLGHISRLGATAVWLTPVYRQQMANSFDTAGYHGYWPADFRDVDPHFGTLADFDTFVKAAREAKMRVVLDQVVNHYGYEAPAVKANPSWFTPQARCEASADKDVDCPLSGLPDLDQSRPEVRRMLLENADFWRNRGVDAFRYDAIKHVPGDFLKEVLARDRAAGTWTLGEWFDADTGTVADWQKAGFDSLFLFSLQRAMRDSLMSGQSLSRVSAVLERSSELPRPGEVALFLDNHDIPRFAQGSLFEDEGQARTRYALRALMTLKGVPVLYQGIEIAMRGGPDPDNRRDMRFENVWTPAERNVFEAAQGAVAARKASAALSLGSQTLLPVPVSLQDDLLLLTREKDGQRVLAAWHGGKDRKTYSIKLAGLGLKTGEQAVTPSLYAGQNAKVSVRGGYLHISVDGKDAAAFALK, from the coding sequence ATGCGCCGCTCTTTGCTGCTGGCCGCCTTCCTGAGTACAGGAAGCGCGCAGGCCCAAACCTCCCTGCCCTCCTTCGAGGGCCAGATCATCTATCAGGTGATGCCGGACCGGTTCTTCGACGGCAATCCTGGCAACAACGCGGATGTAGACCGCAACAGTCTGCGCGCCTGGCATGGCGGCGACCTTCCTGGCCTGACGGCCAAACTGGGGCACATTAGCCGGTTGGGCGCCACAGCCGTGTGGCTGACCCCGGTCTACCGGCAGCAGATGGCGAATTCGTTTGATACCGCTGGATACCACGGCTACTGGCCGGCGGATTTCCGGGATGTCGACCCACACTTCGGCACGCTGGCCGATTTCGACACCTTCGTCAAAGCCGCGCGTGAGGCAAAAATGCGCGTGGTTCTCGATCAGGTCGTCAACCATTACGGCTACGAGGCGCCGGCCGTGAAGGCCAATCCCAGCTGGTTTACGCCCCAGGCCCGCTGCGAGGCCAGCGCCGACAAGGATGTGGACTGCCCGCTCTCCGGTCTGCCTGACCTGGACCAGAGCCGCCCGGAGGTCCGGCGGATGCTGCTGGAAAACGCGGATTTCTGGCGCAACCGTGGTGTCGATGCCTTCCGCTACGACGCCATTAAGCACGTGCCGGGAGACTTTCTGAAAGAGGTGCTGGCCCGTGACCGCGCCGCCGGTACCTGGACTCTAGGTGAATGGTTCGACGCCGACACCGGCACGGTGGCTGACTGGCAGAAAGCTGGCTTCGACAGCCTGTTCCTGTTCAGCCTGCAGCGGGCCATGCGCGACAGTCTGATGAGCGGCCAGAGCCTGAGCCGGGTCAGCGCTGTGCTGGAGCGTAGCAGCGAACTGCCGCGGCCCGGTGAGGTCGCCCTGTTCCTGGACAACCACGACATCCCGCGCTTTGCCCAGGGCAGCCTGTTCGAGGATGAAGGTCAGGCCCGCACCCGCTACGCCCTGCGCGCCCTGATGACCCTCAAAGGCGTGCCGGTGCTGTATCAGGGCATCGAAATTGCGATGCGCGGCGGCCCGGACCCGGACAACCGGCGCGATATGCGTTTTGAGAACGTGTGGACGCCGGCAGAGCGCAACGTATTCGAAGCGGCACAGGGCGCCGTGGCTGCCCGCAAAGCAAGTGCCGCCCTGAGCCTGGGCTCCCAGACCCTGCTGCCCGTGCCGGTGAGCCTGCAGGACGACCTGCTGCTGCTGACCCGCGAGAAAGACGGCCAGCGCGTCCTGGCAGCATGGCACGGCGGTAAGGACCGTAAGACGTACAGCATCAAGCTGGCTGGCCTGGGGCTCAAGACCGGTGAGCAGGCCGTCACGCCGTCGCTGTACGCCGGTCAGAACGCCAAAGTCAGCGTCCGCGGTGGCTACCTGCACATCAGCGTGGACGGCAAGGACGCTGCAGCGTTTGCGCTGAAATGA
- a CDS encoding TIGR00282 family metallophosphoesterase: protein MIRVLFVGDVFGQPGRRLLSAHLPDLRRTVDFAVVNMENAAGGFGLHRDAAEAALRAGVDCMTLGNHAWHHKDVYSLMLDEISYPIVRPINYADPGTPGFGWRTFEVKNERLTVVNVLGRVFMEAVSNPFRAMDELLERKDLGNVLVDIHAEATSEKQALAWHLDGRVAAVIGTHTHVPTADTRILPKGTAYQTDAGFTGPHDSVIGSDQEGPIQKFLTERPHRFGVAEGCAELNGVIVQMEAGRAHSVERYRYIEES from the coding sequence ATGATTCGGGTCTTATTTGTAGGAGACGTCTTCGGGCAACCCGGGAGGCGCCTGCTTTCGGCGCATCTGCCGGACCTGCGCCGGACCGTGGATTTTGCCGTGGTCAACATGGAAAACGCCGCCGGAGGCTTCGGGTTGCACCGCGACGCGGCCGAGGCCGCCCTCCGGGCCGGCGTGGACTGCATGACCCTGGGCAACCACGCCTGGCACCACAAGGACGTGTACTCGCTGATGCTCGACGAGATCAGCTATCCCATCGTGCGGCCCATCAATTACGCCGACCCCGGCACGCCAGGATTCGGCTGGCGGACCTTCGAAGTGAAAAACGAGCGGTTGACCGTCGTCAACGTGCTGGGCCGCGTCTTTATGGAAGCCGTGTCCAACCCTTTTCGGGCCATGGACGAGCTGCTGGAACGCAAGGATCTGGGCAACGTGCTGGTGGACATTCACGCCGAGGCGACCAGTGAGAAGCAGGCCCTGGCCTGGCATCTCGATGGCCGGGTGGCGGCTGTGATCGGCACCCACACGCATGTGCCCACCGCCGATACCCGCATCCTGCCTAAGGGCACGGCCTACCAGACCGACGCCGGCTTTACCGGACCCCACGACTCGGTGATCGGCAGCGACCAGGAGGGCCCGATCCAGAAGTTCCTGACCGAGCGCCCCCACCGTTTTGGCGTTGCCGAGGGCTGCGCGGAACTGAACGGGGTGATTGTCCAGATGGAGGCCGGCCGGGCACATAGTGTGGAGCGCTACCGTTACATCGAAGAGAGCTGA
- a CDS encoding universal stress protein has product MTKVMVTSDCSPLANEALAHACSLAGALGAELMVVAIQPDPDPPLAGEFGYIPSMSPAECLAQEQSLRRRLECCVPGAQVRVVTSGGRSIPRAILDVAREEGAHLLVMSTHGRSGLGRALMGSVAEAVAHHSPIPVMLVRAGQPVTDWSAGHAAHAELLGI; this is encoded by the coding sequence ATGACCAAAGTGATGGTGACCTCCGACTGCAGCCCGCTGGCCAACGAAGCGCTGGCCCACGCCTGTAGCCTGGCCGGAGCGCTGGGCGCCGAGCTGATGGTGGTGGCCATTCAGCCGGACCCCGACCCGCCCCTGGCCGGTGAGTTCGGGTATATCCCGTCCATGTCACCAGCCGAGTGCCTGGCCCAGGAGCAGTCACTGCGGCGCCGGCTGGAATGTTGCGTGCCGGGCGCCCAGGTCCGGGTGGTGACATCGGGCGGCCGTTCCATTCCCCGCGCGATTCTGGACGTCGCGCGTGAGGAAGGCGCCCATCTGCTGGTGATGAGCACCCATGGCCGCAGCGGCCTGGGCCGCGCCCTGATGGGCAGCGTCGCCGAGGCCGTGGCGCACCACTCGCCAATTCCGGTGATGCTGGTCCGGGCAGGTCAGCCCGTGACGGACTGGTCGGCGGGCCACGCAGCGCACGCTGAACTGCTGGGCATCTGA
- a CDS encoding phosphoenolpyruvate carboxylase produces MGIRSDVNLLGRTLGQVLKEQEGEPFFELVERTRALVREVRAGGDDTELSAMLAGLSGPEAGRLARAFTWYFQLVNLAEEYERVRVLSSAEGVRPQSLEQALLDLKAQGLSAQEVEALLSRLDLGLTFTAHPTEMRRRTVRGHLVEVARAIPELSQPTLAEDATERITAHVEAMWSTPELRRLKPTVLDEVKGGLSYMPSIARALPMLQRDLSRAFERVYGHSSEAQLPLSFTSWMGGDRDGNPFVTPQATHDALALHRERAREVLVSTIAQAYADLSQEQEGQEPYRQELRALHNAVRDGEQVELLPRLEALYRRLCTEGQRRSADQLLTPLLTVARVFGQHLVSLDIREHSAQTGAAVAALLKAAGVEDDYEALAEHARQEVLTHELRSRRPLWPAGEPLPEALETAIGPIRQVQAATRLVGPRSFGRYIVSMSESVSDVLEPLILAREVGFRALPVPLFETLDDLQRAPQVVWELLSIPEYRAALGDDVQEIMLGYSDSNKDAGFLAANWALHEAQRAISDVCRRAGVRWRFFHGRGTSIGRGGGPASRAILGQPAGTIDAGLRITEQGEALADKYSHPVLARRNLEQALYGVLLAAARPAVAPPEAWTRGMDAAARASAAAYRALVDDPGFLPFFEAVTPIHEIARLNIASRPVRRPGAPTLGNLRAIPWVMSWTQNRANLPGWYGLHEGLDTLGVELAREMYRDWPFFRTVLDNAQMSLAKSDPQIFDEYLRLMGEHPLATQLKAAYQATVDLVQDVVGASLMAGEPRLKESIALRNPYIDPIHRIQVELLRRSRSKEGGLDEFEVPLLLSIQGIAAGVRNTG; encoded by the coding sequence ATGGGCATTCGCAGTGACGTGAATCTGCTGGGCAGAACCCTCGGGCAGGTGTTGAAAGAGCAGGAGGGCGAGCCCTTCTTCGAACTGGTGGAACGCACGCGGGCCCTGGTGCGCGAGGTCCGCGCAGGGGGCGACGACACCGAGCTGAGCGCCATGCTCGCGGGACTGTCTGGCCCCGAGGCCGGGCGGCTGGCCCGCGCTTTTACGTGGTACTTCCAGCTGGTCAACCTGGCCGAGGAATACGAACGGGTGCGGGTGCTCAGCAGCGCGGAAGGTGTGAGGCCCCAGAGCCTGGAACAGGCCCTGCTGGACCTGAAAGCGCAGGGCCTGAGTGCCCAGGAAGTCGAGGCCCTGCTCTCGCGGCTGGACCTGGGCCTGACCTTCACGGCCCACCCCACCGAGATGCGCCGCCGCACCGTGCGTGGTCACCTGGTCGAGGTGGCCCGCGCCATTCCCGAGTTGAGCCAGCCCACGCTGGCCGAGGACGCCACCGAGCGGATCACCGCGCACGTGGAGGCGATGTGGTCTACCCCCGAGCTGCGCCGGCTCAAGCCCACGGTGCTGGACGAGGTCAAGGGCGGCCTGAGCTACATGCCCAGCATCGCGCGGGCGCTGCCCATGCTGCAGCGCGACCTTTCGCGGGCCTTCGAACGGGTGTACGGGCACAGCAGCGAGGCCCAGTTGCCCCTGAGCTTTACCTCCTGGATGGGCGGGGACCGCGACGGCAACCCCTTCGTGACGCCGCAGGCCACCCACGATGCCCTGGCCCTTCACCGGGAGCGGGCCCGTGAGGTGCTGGTCTCCACCATTGCGCAGGCCTACGCGGACCTCAGTCAGGAGCAGGAGGGCCAGGAGCCCTACCGCCAGGAACTCCGGGCCCTGCACAACGCTGTGCGTGACGGTGAACAGGTAGAGCTGCTGCCGCGCCTTGAGGCCCTGTACCGGCGGCTGTGCACCGAGGGACAGCGGCGCAGCGCCGATCAGCTGCTCACACCGCTGCTCACCGTCGCGCGGGTCTTCGGGCAGCATCTGGTCAGCCTGGACATCCGCGAGCACTCGGCACAGACCGGCGCGGCTGTGGCAGCCCTGCTGAAGGCCGCAGGCGTGGAAGACGACTACGAGGCCCTGGCCGAGCATGCCCGGCAGGAAGTGCTGACCCACGAGTTGCGTTCGCGCCGGCCGCTGTGGCCCGCCGGGGAGCCGCTGCCTGAGGCCCTGGAAACCGCCATCGGACCCATCCGGCAGGTGCAGGCAGCAACCCGGCTGGTGGGCCCGCGCTCTTTCGGCCGCTACATCGTGAGCATGTCCGAGAGTGTCAGCGATGTGCTCGAACCGCTGATCCTGGCCCGGGAAGTGGGCTTCCGGGCGCTGCCGGTGCCGCTGTTCGAGACGCTCGATGACCTACAGCGCGCGCCGCAGGTGGTCTGGGAACTGCTGAGCATCCCGGAATACCGCGCCGCCCTGGGAGACGACGTTCAGGAGATCATGCTGGGCTACAGCGACAGCAACAAGGACGCGGGCTTTCTGGCAGCCAACTGGGCGCTGCACGAGGCGCAGCGCGCCATCAGCGACGTGTGCCGCCGGGCCGGCGTGCGCTGGCGTTTCTTTCACGGGCGCGGCACCAGCATCGGGCGCGGCGGCGGCCCGGCGTCGCGGGCCATCCTGGGTCAGCCGGCCGGCACCATCGACGCGGGGCTGCGTATCACCGAGCAGGGCGAGGCACTGGCCGACAAGTACAGCCACCCGGTCCTGGCCCGGCGAAACCTGGAGCAGGCCCTGTATGGCGTGCTGCTGGCCGCCGCACGACCGGCGGTGGCTCCGCCCGAAGCGTGGACCCGCGGCATGGACGCGGCCGCCCGGGCCAGCGCAGCTGCCTACCGCGCCCTGGTGGACGACCCGGGTTTCCTGCCGTTTTTCGAGGCAGTGACGCCCATTCACGAAATCGCCCGGCTGAACATCGCTTCACGTCCGGTGCGGCGGCCCGGCGCGCCGACCCTGGGGAACCTGCGCGCCATTCCCTGGGTCATGAGCTGGACCCAGAACCGGGCCAACCTGCCCGGATGGTACGGCCTGCACGAGGGCCTGGACACCCTGGGCGTGGAGCTGGCCCGCGAGATGTACCGCGACTGGCCGTTTTTCCGCACCGTGCTGGACAACGCCCAGATGAGTCTGGCCAAGAGTGACCCACAGATTTTCGACGAGTACCTGCGTCTGATGGGCGAGCACCCACTGGCCACGCAGCTCAAGGCGGCCTATCAGGCCACGGTGGACCTTGTTCAGGACGTGGTGGGCGCATCGCTGATGGCCGGCGAGCCGCGCCTGAAGGAAAGCATCGCGCTGCGCAACCCCTACATCGACCCGATTCACCGGATTCAGGTCGAGCTGCTGCGCCGCAGCCGCAGCAAGGAAGGCGGCCTGGACGAGTTCGAGGTGCCGCTACTGCTCAGCATCCAGGGCATCGCGGCGGGCGTGCGCAACACTGGCTGA